From the Bacillus sp. SM2101 genome, one window contains:
- a CDS encoding 2-isopropylmalate synthase — MQTIKIFDTTLRDGEQSPGVNLNLSEKIEIAKQLERLGVDIIEAGFPAASSGDLQSVREVAAVIKNSSVTGLSRSVQSDIDAAWHALKGGAQPRLHLFIATSPIHMKYKLKQSPEQVLESAVEAVKYAKQWFPIIQWSAEDACRSELPFLAKIVTAVIEAGASVINIPDTVGYITPKEYGEIFSYLKKNVPNIQKVLLSAHCHDDLGMAVVNSLSAIEHGATQVEATLNGIGERAGNASLEEIAVALHIRKDFYNAKTNIQLNEIKRTSDLVSKLTGMVIPPNKAVVGKNAFAHEAGIHQDGVLKEKTTYEIISPELVGVNTNAMVLGKHSGRHAFRTRIQELGISVKDEEINSLFKLFKDLADKKKDITDDDLIALVLEERFGKGDTQYELISLQVQYGTNQVPTATITLKGLEGEIIQEAATGAGSVEAIYNTLERMVHASVKLLDYKIQSVSGGRDALAQVYVNVRVNGEETSGRGLDQDVLEASAKAYINAINRVFYLQKYKNTDEEVTMK; from the coding sequence GTGCAGACAATTAAAATCTTTGATACAACGCTTCGAGATGGTGAACAATCTCCTGGAGTCAATTTGAACTTATCTGAAAAGATAGAAATTGCTAAACAGCTTGAACGTCTAGGTGTTGATATAATTGAAGCGGGTTTTCCGGCTGCTTCAAGCGGTGACTTACAATCAGTGAGAGAAGTTGCAGCTGTTATTAAAAATAGTTCAGTTACAGGACTTTCACGATCAGTTCAATCAGATATAGATGCAGCATGGCATGCGTTAAAAGGTGGAGCTCAGCCTCGACTTCACCTTTTTATCGCAACATCTCCAATTCATATGAAATATAAGTTAAAGCAAAGCCCAGAGCAAGTACTTGAATCAGCAGTGGAGGCTGTTAAATACGCCAAACAGTGGTTTCCTATCATTCAATGGTCAGCTGAAGATGCATGTCGATCAGAACTCCCATTTTTAGCAAAGATTGTAACAGCAGTGATTGAAGCAGGAGCAAGTGTCATTAATATTCCAGATACAGTAGGATATATAACCCCGAAGGAATACGGTGAAATATTCAGCTATCTTAAGAAAAATGTTCCGAATATTCAAAAAGTTTTATTGTCCGCTCATTGCCACGATGATTTAGGGATGGCAGTCGTTAATTCCCTTAGCGCCATTGAACACGGTGCAACACAGGTAGAAGCAACATTAAACGGGATTGGCGAGCGTGCTGGGAATGCTTCTTTAGAAGAAATCGCTGTAGCTCTTCATATTCGAAAAGATTTCTATAATGCTAAAACAAATATCCAATTAAATGAAATAAAAAGAACAAGTGACTTAGTAAGTAAACTAACAGGCATGGTAATACCACCAAATAAAGCTGTAGTTGGTAAAAATGCTTTTGCACATGAGGCAGGAATTCATCAGGATGGTGTGTTAAAAGAAAAAACAACGTATGAAATTATTTCGCCTGAACTAGTCGGTGTAAATACAAATGCAATGGTGCTTGGTAAACATTCAGGACGACATGCGTTCCGAACGCGTATCCAAGAGCTAGGGATCTCAGTGAAGGATGAAGAAATTAATTCATTGTTTAAGTTATTTAAAGATTTAGCGGATAAGAAGAAAGACATTACTGATGATGATTTAATTGCATTAGTACTAGAAGAGAGATTCGGGAAGGGAGATACACAATATGAATTAATCTCTCTACAAGTTCAATACGGTACCAACCAAGTGCCAACTGCCACTATTACCCTTAAAGGATTGGAAGGTGAAATCATTCAAGAGGCTGCAACTGGAGCAGGTAGCGTAGAGGCTATATACAATACATTGGAAAGAATGGTCCATGCTTCTGTAAAGCTATTAGATTATAAAATACAATCAGTTAGTGGAGGTAGAGATGCGTTAGCACAAGTATATGTGAATGTTCGTGTAAATGGTGAAGAGACGAGTGGAAGAGGCTTGGATCAAGACGTGTTAGAAGCTTCTGCGAAAGCATATATTAATGCGATAAATAGAGTATTTTACCTACAAAAATATAAGAATACTGATGAAGAAGTGACGATGAAATAA
- the ilvC gene encoding ketol-acid reductoisomerase, whose translation MVKVYYNGDANDSYLTGKKVAIIGYGSQGHAHALNLSESGVDVVVGLRKGGSWDKAVADGFTVQSVKEAAEQADIVMVLLPDELQTKVYKEEIEQGLKPGNALVFAHGFNIHFNQIVPPSFVDVFLVAPKGPGHLVRRTYKEGAGVPALFALYQDVSGEAKEVALAYAKAIGSARAGVLETTFQEETETDLFGEQAVLCGGLTSLVKAGFETLVEAGYQPELAYFECLHELKLIIDLMYEDGLEGMRYSISDTAQWGDFVSGPRVITDSVKQEMKKVLEDIQTGKFAKGWILENQANRPEFTAINKRENEHQIEVVGRELRKMMPFIKQKKEAVGTSADN comes from the coding sequence ATGGTAAAAGTATATTATAACGGGGATGCAAACGATAGTTATTTAACAGGAAAAAAGGTAGCAATCATCGGGTATGGTTCTCAAGGTCATGCACATGCCCTAAATTTAAGTGAAAGTGGAGTAGATGTTGTAGTAGGTTTAAGAAAAGGTGGTTCATGGGACAAAGCAGTAGCAGATGGATTTACGGTACAATCGGTTAAAGAAGCAGCCGAACAAGCTGATATTGTCATGGTTTTATTACCTGATGAACTTCAAACGAAAGTATATAAAGAAGAAATTGAACAAGGTCTTAAACCAGGGAATGCTTTAGTATTTGCACATGGATTTAACATTCATTTCAATCAAATTGTACCACCAAGCTTTGTGGATGTATTTTTAGTAGCACCAAAAGGTCCGGGACATCTTGTTAGACGAACGTACAAAGAAGGTGCTGGAGTGCCAGCGTTATTCGCTCTATATCAGGATGTATCAGGGGAAGCAAAAGAGGTCGCTTTAGCATATGCCAAAGCAATTGGCTCAGCTCGAGCTGGGGTACTTGAAACAACGTTCCAAGAAGAAACAGAAACAGACTTATTTGGTGAACAAGCGGTTTTATGTGGAGGTTTAACATCACTTGTCAAGGCTGGATTTGAAACATTAGTAGAAGCGGGATATCAACCAGAACTTGCGTATTTTGAATGTCTACATGAGCTCAAATTAATTATCGATTTAATGTATGAAGATGGTTTAGAAGGGATGCGTTACTCAATTTCTGATACAGCACAATGGGGAGATTTTGTATCAGGACCTAGAGTAATCACTGATTCCGTTAAGCAAGAAATGAAAAAAGTATTAGAAGATATCCAAACAGGTAAATTTGCAAAAGGCTGGATCTTAGAAAATCAGGCGAATCGCCCTGAATTTACAGCGATTAATAAACGGGAAAATGAGCATCAAATTGAAGTAGTGGGACGCGAATTAAGAAAAATGATGCCATTTATTAAACAAAAGAAGGAGGCAGTTGGAACAAGTGCAGACAATTAA
- the ilvN gene encoding acetolactate synthase small subunit has protein sequence MKRIITLTVNNRSGVLNRITGLFTKRHYNIESITVGATEVAGVSRITCVVHVEDQRVAEQITKQLNKQIDVLKVMDITDQAIVARELALIKVVAPPATRNEIYGLIEPFRASILDVSKDSLVIQVTGESSKIEALIELIKPYGIKEIARTGTTAFARGMQKAVTNIKSHSIV, from the coding sequence GTGAAACGTATTATCACATTAACTGTTAATAATCGATCTGGTGTTTTAAATCGGATTACAGGCTTATTTACAAAACGTCATTATAACATTGAGAGTATAACAGTTGGAGCAACAGAAGTAGCTGGAGTTTCTCGGATAACATGTGTTGTTCACGTTGAGGATCAGCGAGTAGCTGAGCAAATTACAAAGCAACTAAATAAGCAAATTGATGTCTTGAAGGTAATGGACATAACTGATCAAGCTATCGTAGCGAGAGAATTAGCGTTAATTAAAGTAGTTGCACCTCCAGCAACTAGGAATGAAATATATGGTTTAATCGAACCATTTCGAGCATCAATCCTTGATGTTAGTAAGGATAGCCTAGTTATACAAGTAACTGGAGAATCATCAAAGATTGAAGCACTCATTGAATTAATAAAACCTTATGGAATTAAAGAAATAGCTAGAACAGGAACAACAGCATTTGCACGTGGCATGCAAAAAGCTGTAACAAATATAAAATCACATTCAATCGTCTAA
- the ilvB gene encoding acetolactate synthase large subunit has product MSGSYMLIEALKKENVEVIFGYPGGAVLPIYDSLYDSGIDHVLTRHEQGGIHAAEGYARISGKPGVVIATSGPGATNIVTGLTDAMIDSLPLVVFTGQVASSVIGTDAFQEADILGITTPITKHNYQIRDVKDVPKVIKEAFHIATTGRPGPVLIDIPKDMAILEGHFDYDQKISLPGYQPTREPNHLQIRKLVEAVSQAQKPVILAGAGVLHANASNELKAYADQQSIPVIHTLLGLGGFPAEHELSLGMAGMHGTYTANMALYECDLLISIGARFDDRVTGNLKHFAPDAVVAHIDIDPAEIGKNVPTQIPVVGDAKEALKELIAQNGKCGPSSEWRKKLANRKLEYPLVYQKNTNELKPQKVIELIYENTNGEAIITTDVGQHQMWTAQYYKFKYPNRWVTSGGLGTMGFGLPAAIGAQLADREATVISIVGDGGFQMTCQELSVMQELNLPVKAVIINNQSLGMVRQWQQIFYDQRYSHSLIPNQPDFAKLAEAYGIRGLKATTEAEAKKVLQEALEIDGPVLIDFHVTSDENVYPMVAPGKGLHEMVGVKL; this is encoded by the coding sequence ATGAGCGGATCTTATATGCTAATAGAAGCGTTAAAGAAGGAAAACGTTGAAGTGATCTTTGGTTATCCTGGTGGTGCTGTTCTCCCAATTTACGATTCACTTTATGATTCTGGAATAGACCATGTGCTTACTAGACATGAACAAGGAGGCATACATGCAGCTGAAGGTTATGCAAGAATTTCTGGAAAGCCAGGTGTGGTTATTGCGACTTCTGGTCCAGGAGCAACGAATATCGTAACTGGCTTAACTGATGCAATGATAGATTCATTACCACTTGTTGTATTTACTGGTCAGGTAGCATCTTCAGTGATTGGAACAGATGCATTCCAAGAAGCAGATATTCTAGGAATCACTACACCAATTACGAAGCACAATTATCAAATTAGAGATGTTAAAGACGTACCCAAGGTGATAAAAGAGGCATTTCATATTGCAACGACAGGTCGTCCTGGACCGGTATTAATTGATATTCCGAAAGATATGGCAATACTTGAAGGTCATTTTGATTACGATCAAAAAATATCTCTTCCAGGGTATCAGCCTACTAGGGAGCCAAATCATCTTCAAATTCGTAAGTTAGTTGAAGCAGTCAGTCAAGCGCAAAAACCGGTTATTCTTGCCGGAGCTGGAGTTCTTCATGCAAATGCTTCAAACGAATTGAAGGCATACGCAGATCAACAAAGCATTCCAGTTATTCACACGCTATTAGGTTTAGGTGGCTTTCCAGCAGAGCATGAGTTATCCCTAGGCATGGCGGGGATGCATGGCACATATACAGCCAACATGGCTCTATATGAATGTGATTTACTCATAAGCATAGGTGCTAGGTTCGATGATCGAGTAACTGGTAATTTGAAGCATTTTGCACCAGATGCAGTTGTAGCCCACATCGATATTGACCCAGCTGAAATCGGTAAAAACGTACCGACGCAAATTCCAGTAGTTGGAGATGCAAAAGAAGCATTAAAAGAACTCATTGCTCAAAATGGTAAATGTGGACCTTCAAGTGAATGGCGCAAGAAGCTAGCGAACCGAAAACTAGAATATCCGCTAGTTTATCAAAAGAATACGAACGAACTTAAACCACAAAAAGTAATTGAATTAATCTATGAAAATACAAATGGTGAAGCAATTATTACGACTGACGTTGGGCAACACCAAATGTGGACTGCACAATACTACAAATTTAAATATCCAAATAGGTGGGTCACATCTGGAGGACTAGGTACAATGGGTTTTGGTTTACCAGCAGCTATAGGTGCCCAGCTTGCTGATAGAGAAGCAACTGTCATTTCAATTGTCGGTGACGGAGGGTTTCAAATGACCTGTCAGGAACTTTCAGTTATGCAGGAGCTTAATTTACCTGTCAAAGCTGTAATTATTAACAATCAATCATTAGGAATGGTTAGACAATGGCAACAAATATTTTATGATCAACGTTATTCCCATTCACTTATTCCAAATCAACCAGATTTTGCGAAGCTTGCAGAAGCATACGGAATTAGAGGGTTAAAAGCAACAACGGAAGCAGAAGCAAAAAAAGTGTTGCAAGAAGCTTTAGAAATTGATGGACCAGTTCTCATCGATTTTCATGTTACTTCTGACGAGAATGTTTATCCAATGGTAGCCCCAGGCAAAGGATTACATGAGATGGTGGGGGTGAAATTGTGA
- the ilvE gene encoding branched-chain-amino-acid transaminase, translating to MGDQWIFLGDTFVKKEDAKISVYDHGFLYGDGVFEGIRVYSGNVYRMKEHMDRLYRSAKSIMLTIPYTEEELTDLVVQAIQKNKFEDAYIRLVVSRGAGDLGLDPFKCSKPQVVIIVEPLALFPKKLYETGIEIITVATRRNRPDVLSPKVKSLNYLNNILVKIEAHLANVSEALMLNDQGYVSEGSADNIFIVKDSTLYTPPGYVGALEGITRNAILEIASELGYELKEEPFTRHDVYTCDEVFLTGTAAEVIAVVKVDGREIGDGKPGKHTKKLLEEFRKKVVSDGVKVYQSNQEVTAG from the coding sequence ATGGGTGATCAGTGGATTTTTTTAGGTGATACTTTTGTAAAAAAAGAAGATGCAAAAATTTCAGTTTATGATCATGGCTTTTTATACGGAGATGGTGTATTCGAAGGTATTCGAGTGTATAGCGGAAACGTTTATCGGATGAAAGAACATATGGATCGTTTATATCGCTCAGCTAAATCAATTATGCTAACTATTCCTTATACAGAAGAGGAATTGACAGATCTAGTTGTTCAAGCAATCCAAAAAAATAAGTTTGAAGATGCTTATATTCGTCTTGTGGTTTCTAGGGGTGCTGGTGATTTGGGTCTAGATCCGTTTAAATGCAGTAAACCTCAAGTTGTTATTATCGTGGAGCCTCTTGCACTTTTTCCGAAAAAGCTGTATGAAACTGGCATAGAGATTATTACTGTTGCAACTAGACGAAATAGACCTGATGTTTTAAGCCCTAAAGTTAAATCGTTAAATTATTTAAACAATATTCTAGTGAAAATTGAAGCGCATTTGGCAAATGTAAGTGAAGCTTTAATGTTAAATGATCAAGGATATGTTTCAGAAGGGTCAGCGGACAATATTTTTATTGTCAAAGATAGCACCCTCTATACTCCTCCAGGTTATGTTGGAGCCCTTGAAGGGATTACGAGAAATGCAATTTTAGAAATTGCTTCTGAATTAGGTTACGAGCTCAAGGAAGAGCCATTTACTCGTCATGATGTATACACATGTGATGAAGTGTTTCTCACAGGAACAGCAGCAGAGGTCATTGCTGTAGTCAAAGTTGATGGCAGGGAAATTGGTGATGGAAAACCAGGAAAACATACTAAAAAACTGCTTGAGGAGTTTAGGAAAAAAGTCGTTTCTGATGGAGTAAAGGTTTATCAATCAAACCAAGAAGTAACGGCGGGCTAG
- a CDS encoding Hsp20/alpha crystallin family protein, with the protein MTLIPHDPFRHLSNMRRDMDRLFTNFSNFPFDYTNEQNYLGMIRVDVYETNNEVVATCDIPGLEKKEDVNIEIDNNVLNISGSINGTNDVKDENLYRRERHTGSFHRAVTLPTTVNVEGVIATYKNGVLEVTMPKKNQGTKKKINVDFH; encoded by the coding sequence ATGACATTAATACCTCACGACCCGTTCAGACATTTATCAAACATGAGAAGGGACATGGACAGGCTATTTACTAACTTCTCAAACTTCCCTTTCGACTATACCAATGAGCAAAACTACTTAGGAATGATTAGAGTTGATGTTTATGAGACAAATAATGAGGTTGTGGCTACGTGTGACATTCCTGGATTAGAAAAAAAAGAGGATGTAAATATTGAAATTGACAACAATGTTTTAAATATTAGTGGCTCTATAAATGGGACTAACGATGTAAAAGATGAGAATTTATACAGAAGAGAAAGACATACAGGTAGCTTTCATAGAGCAGTAACTCTACCAACAACTGTAAATGTTGAGGGAGTGATAGCAACATACAAAAATGGTGTTCTAGAGGTTACTATGCCAAAAAAAAACCAAGGCACCAAGAAGAAAATTAATGTTGATTTTCATTAA
- a CDS encoding metallophosphoesterase: protein MKILVVSDSHGLSEELTQVARRHEDDVQMMIHCGDSELPAHAEAMQGFNSVRGNCDLDSAYPDHLVEKCGQQHLFVTHGHLYNVKMTLMNLLYRAKEVDAKVVCFGHSHIAGTEMADGILFINPGSLRLPRMRKDKTYVILHIQNRHIHVNYYSIEGKIIPSLSSEFILE from the coding sequence ATGAAAATTTTAGTCGTAAGTGATAGCCATGGCTTATCAGAAGAGCTTACACAAGTTGCTCGTAGACACGAAGATGATGTTCAAATGATGATTCATTGTGGAGATTCAGAGCTCCCAGCTCATGCTGAGGCAATGCAAGGATTTAACTCTGTTAGAGGAAATTGTGATTTAGACTCAGCATACCCTGATCATTTAGTCGAAAAATGTGGACAGCAACATTTATTTGTTACACATGGTCATCTATATAATGTAAAAATGACTTTAATGAATCTTTTATATCGTGCTAAGGAAGTTGATGCGAAGGTTGTTTGCTTTGGGCATTCACACATAGCAGGAACAGAAATGGCTGATGGAATTTTATTTATTAACCCGGGGAGCCTCCGACTCCCGAGAATGCGCAAAGATAAAACATATGTTATACTACATATACAAAATAGACATATCCATGTCAATTACTATAGTATTGAGGGGAAGATTATACCGTCTTTATCAAGCGAATTTATCCTTGAATAA
- a CDS encoding XTP/dITP diphosphatase, translating into MNQVLIATKNMGKVNEFKSMLEPKGIEVQSLFDINEPIDIEETGQTFAENAIIKAEAVANRFHTIVIADDSGLAVDALDGRPGVYSARYAGEHKDDQANLEKVLQELEGVPTHKRTGRFHCALAIAFPKGETHVVEGTCEGRITDTPVGQNGFGYDPIFYVEEKEKTMAQLSKQEKNEMSHRAIALKKLSHLWSEIFADEDK; encoded by the coding sequence GTGAACCAAGTATTAATTGCAACAAAAAATATGGGCAAAGTAAATGAATTTAAGTCCATGCTAGAGCCTAAAGGAATTGAAGTACAGTCTTTGTTCGATATTAACGAGCCGATAGATATTGAGGAAACAGGACAGACTTTTGCTGAAAATGCAATCATAAAAGCTGAAGCTGTAGCAAATCGGTTTCATACTATTGTCATTGCAGATGATTCAGGATTAGCAGTAGATGCCCTTGACGGTCGCCCTGGGGTTTATTCTGCCCGCTATGCTGGAGAACATAAAGATGATCAAGCCAATCTGGAAAAAGTATTGCAGGAGCTAGAAGGTGTACCAACTCATAAAAGGACTGGACGTTTTCATTGTGCCTTAGCTATTGCTTTTCCTAAAGGAGAAACCCATGTAGTTGAAGGCACATGTGAAGGTAGAATTACGGACACCCCTGTTGGACAAAACGGTTTTGGCTATGATCCTATTTTTTATGTAGAAGAGAAAGAAAAGACAATGGCTCAATTATCGAAACAAGAAAAAAATGAAATGAGTCATCGAGCCATTGCATTAAAAAAGCTTTCACATTTATGGTCTGAGATATTTGCTGATGAGGACAAGTAA
- the rph gene encoding ribonuclease PH, producing MRVDGRNEDQLRRIHIESNYLKHPEGSVLISVGDTKVICTASIEDRVPPFMRGEGKGWITAEYSMLPRATDSRNIRESSKGKVSGRTMEIQRLIGRALRSVVDLEKIGERTIWIDCDVIQADGGTRTASITGAFVAVVLAVGKLMSEKKLTKSPIQDFLAATSVGIDAKLGPILDLNYIEDSSAQVDMNVVMTGSGQFVELQGTGEEATFSRDELNNLLSLAEEGIHEIIQKQREALGEFVQHIKSATDESGN from the coding sequence ATGAGAGTTGATGGACGGAACGAAGATCAATTAAGAAGAATACATATTGAGTCAAATTATTTAAAGCATCCTGAAGGTTCAGTACTAATCTCTGTTGGTGATACGAAAGTTATTTGTACTGCGAGTATTGAAGATCGAGTTCCACCGTTTATGAGAGGTGAAGGTAAAGGGTGGATTACAGCAGAATACTCAATGTTACCTCGAGCGACTGATTCAAGAAACATCCGGGAATCTAGTAAAGGGAAAGTATCGGGAAGAACGATGGAGATACAACGCTTGATTGGAAGAGCATTGCGCTCAGTTGTTGATTTAGAAAAAATTGGTGAAAGAACAATCTGGATTGATTGTGATGTCATTCAAGCAGACGGTGGTACGAGAACTGCGTCCATTACAGGTGCTTTTGTTGCTGTTGTGTTAGCAGTTGGGAAACTAATGTCTGAGAAAAAATTAACAAAATCACCAATACAAGACTTTTTAGCAGCTACCTCTGTTGGGATAGATGCGAAGCTAGGGCCTATTTTAGATTTGAACTATATCGAGGATTCATCAGCACAAGTAGATATGAATGTTGTTATGACAGGGTCAGGCCAATTTGTTGAGTTACAAGGAACTGGAGAAGAAGCAACTTTTTCAAGAGATGAGCTAAACAATTTATTATCTTTAGCTGAAGAAGGGATTCATGAGATCATTCAAAAGCAGCGCGAAGCATTAGGTGAATTCGTCCAACATATTAAATCAGCTACTGATGAAAGTGGGAACTAG
- a CDS encoding GerMN domain-containing protein: MKTWKILKMTTAILTLSVLLAGCGLFGGEDTGLEIDPPQETTYLEEGEFTDGESIMDSEQEEGVSVDLQEDVVVDTVQRELFLLDQYGMVVPQTVELPIVEGPAKQVLEYLVQDGPVEDMLPNGFRAVLPAGTSVEVNIVEDGIVIADFSKEFQEYNKEDELKILQAITWTLTQFDTINKVQIRINGYDQPVMPVNGTPIGEGVSREHGINFDENEVADITNSYPVTVYFLAENADSTYYVPVTRRVENTEENSIVAVINELVEGPSYTSKLLGAINNEVELLSEPIIQDGQVILNFNEYILGSFSEDPIINTNVLDTLVLTLTEQEGIEQVAIQVNGKAELVNEQGELLAEPVSRPKNVNMDSF, from the coding sequence ATGAAAACATGGAAAATACTCAAAATGACCACTGCTATATTAACATTATCAGTGTTATTAGCTGGATGTGGTCTTTTTGGTGGAGAAGATACAGGCCTTGAGATTGATCCACCTCAAGAAACAACTTATTTGGAGGAAGGGGAATTTACTGACGGAGAAAGTATAATGGATTCAGAACAAGAAGAAGGTGTAAGTGTTGATTTACAGGAAGATGTAGTGGTAGACACTGTTCAACGTGAATTATTTCTGCTCGATCAATATGGAATGGTCGTTCCACAAACAGTAGAGTTACCGATAGTAGAAGGTCCAGCAAAGCAAGTTTTAGAATACTTGGTACAAGATGGGCCAGTAGAGGATATGCTTCCTAATGGATTTAGAGCTGTATTACCTGCAGGTACATCAGTTGAGGTGAACATAGTAGAAGATGGAATAGTAATTGCTGATTTTTCAAAGGAATTTCAAGAGTACAATAAAGAAGATGAACTAAAAATATTACAAGCAATCACATGGACATTAACTCAGTTTGACACAATTAATAAAGTACAGATAAGGATAAATGGTTACGATCAACCTGTAATGCCTGTGAACGGAACACCGATTGGGGAAGGGGTTAGCAGAGAGCACGGTATTAATTTTGATGAAAATGAAGTTGCGGATATTACAAATTCATACCCTGTTACAGTCTATTTTTTAGCGGAAAATGCTGATTCAACCTACTATGTTCCTGTTACTAGAAGAGTAGAGAACACTGAAGAAAATAGCATCGTTGCTGTCATTAATGAATTAGTTGAAGGACCTAGTTACACATCAAAATTATTAGGGGCAATCAATAATGAAGTTGAATTATTGAGCGAACCGATCATCCAAGACGGGCAAGTTATTTTAAATTTTAATGAATATATTCTAGGAAGCTTTTCAGAAGATCCGATTATTAATACAAATGTATTAGATACTTTAGTCCTAACACTAACAGAACAGGAAGGTATAGAACAGGTAGCTATTCAAGTAAATGGGAAAGCAGAGCTTGTGAATGAACAAGGTGAATTATTAGCTGAACCAGTATCAAGGCCAAAAAATGTGAACATGGATAGTTTTTAA
- the racE gene encoding glutamate racemase — translation MLRPIGVIDSGVGGLTVAKEINRQLPKERIIYLGDTARCPYGPRPSEEVREYTWEMTNYLLTYDIKMLVIACNTATAAVLEEIKNELNIPVVGVIHPGARTALKITSNNHIGVIGTVGTIDSGAYKQALESINHNVYVESLACPRFVPLVESGDYEGEQAKRVVAETLVELKNKRIDTLILGCTHYPLLSHLISEFMGERVNIICSGDETAREVSTILYHSGLLNDEDGNNNHLFLTTGAQEIFQQIASNLFGHPIENIETISL, via the coding sequence TTGTTAAGACCGATTGGAGTTATCGATTCAGGAGTAGGAGGACTAACGGTTGCGAAAGAAATCAATCGTCAGTTACCTAAAGAAAGAATCATTTATTTAGGAGATACCGCTAGATGTCCTTATGGGCCGAGGCCGAGTGAAGAAGTCCGGGAATATACATGGGAAATGACAAATTACTTGCTAACATATGATATTAAAATGCTAGTTATTGCTTGTAATACTGCTACAGCTGCAGTATTAGAAGAAATAAAGAATGAGCTCAATATACCTGTTGTTGGTGTAATTCATCCAGGAGCTAGGACTGCACTAAAAATAACAAGCAATAATCATATAGGTGTAATCGGTACTGTAGGTACCATCGATAGTGGCGCTTATAAACAAGCATTAGAGTCTATTAACCACAATGTTTATGTAGAATCACTTGCGTGTCCTAGATTTGTTCCACTCGTTGAGAGTGGTGACTATGAAGGGGAACAAGCGAAAAGAGTGGTTGCTGAAACTTTAGTAGAATTAAAAAATAAAAGAATTGATACACTTATTTTAGGTTGTACTCACTACCCACTTCTAAGTCATTTAATTAGTGAATTTATGGGAGAAAGGGTGAATATTATTTGTTCGGGAGATGAGACTGCTCGGGAAGTCAGCACGATTCTATATCATAGCGGATTATTAAATGATGAAGATGGTAATAATAATCATCTATTCCTTACAACAGGTGCACAGGAGATTTTCCAACAAATTGCTTCGAATTTATTTGGGCACCCTATTGAAAATATAGAAACTATTAGTTTATAA
- the gerE gene encoding spore germination transcription factor GerE — protein sequence MKEKEFQPKPLLTKREREVFELLVQDKTTKEIASELFISEKTVRNHISNAMQKLGVKGRSQAVVELLRMGELKL from the coding sequence TTGAAGGAGAAGGAGTTTCAACCAAAGCCGTTACTCACTAAGAGAGAAAGAGAAGTATTTGAATTGTTAGTTCAAGATAAAACAACAAAAGAAATTGCTAGTGAATTATTTATTAGCGAGAAAACTGTTCGAAATCATATTTCAAATGCCATGCAAAAGCTAGGAGTTAAGGGGCGTTCGCAGGCAGTAGTCGAGCTATTGCGAATGGGTGAACTTAAGCTTTAA